Genomic DNA from Paenibacillus sp. MBLB1832:
CCATCGGAGCTAACCAAGAAAATAGTGCAGGGTCGCAGGCAACTCTAGTTGCCAGAACCCCCAAATATGTTTGCCGGGCTTCTCGATATAGTGGAGCGCGGCATTTTTGTCTTGCAGAAGCGTCTGGGTTAATCTGTTTTCTCTAACGAAATCAAACGTGCCGCGCTCCGTTGTGACGTCGGTTTCATCAAGTCCGATCAACATGTAGAGTTCAAGCCAAGACAAGTCATCGACGCTTTTAATTCTTTCGCGGGTAATGTCGAAAAATGCACCAGACAAGGATATAACCCGGCAAAAAAGGCTAGGATAATCTAAGGCGAGATGCAAGGAAACTGTTCCGCCAAGGGAATCGCCCGCAAGGATGCGTTCGGTACGCTCCTGACGCACAGGATAGCGATTCTCAATGTACGGAAGAAGCTCTTCCGCGAAAAATTGGCAGTACAGATCGTGACGCTCACCTTCTGGTGCATATTCGGATGTTCGATTTGCAATGTTGACATCGACGCCTACAACAATGGCTGGCTCTAAGTCTTCATCCAGAATCAAGCGCGTAAGCGTTGTAGCGATTCGGCCAAAATTAAAGAATTGTTCCCCATCTTGACAGTAAATAACTGGATAGGAGAGCAGCTCATTATAGCCAGGGGGGAGATAGATCCTCAAGGGGCGTGTTTCCCCGAGAAGGACTGAGGTGACTTCATCTTTGACAATCGTGCGCTTGTATAATCGGGAATCATCGGACATGGAAAATCTCCTTCAAAGTAAGGTTAGGTGTATTATAGCAGTTGTCGGTTCCTTGTAAACTGTATTATATATTTTCGGGAACTGTACTATTCATCAGATGTAAAAAAGGTGAGATACCACGCCGTTGCTGGTGTACAATTCACCAAAACAGGATTATAATAATACTATAACAGAAGTTCAGATAGTAGGCACCAAAATCATATACGAGGTGAAATGGTATGAGTAAGCCACTTGTCAGCCAAGCAAATTATGAAGTGACCACAGAAAAGGTTGAGCCATTACAGGTTCTTGCTCCAGACGGCACAATTGTCAATCCTGATAAAATGCCGAATCTAAGCGATGCACAATTAAAAGAATTAATGAGAAGAATGGTGTTTACGCGTGTATGGGATGAAAGAGCTGTTAATCTTGGTCGTCAAGGACGTCTAGGTTTCTATGCTCCAGTTTCTGGTCAAGAAGCATCCATGATCGGTAGTGAATTTGCACTAAACAAAGATGATTTCATTTGCCCTGGATACCGCGATATGCCGCAATTGGTATGGCACGGCCTTCCGCTTTATCAAGCATTCTTGTACTCACGCGGTCATCAACACGGCGGACAAATTCCGCAAGATG
This window encodes:
- a CDS encoding alpha/beta hydrolase, with the protein product MSDDSRLYKRTIVKDEVTSVLLGETRPLRIYLPPGYNELLSYPVIYCQDGEQFFNFGRIATTLTRLILDEDLEPAIVVGVDVNIANRTSEYAPEGERHDLYCQFFAEELLPYIENRYPVRQERTERILAGDSLGGTVSLHLALDYPSLFCRVISLSGAFFDITRERIKSVDDLSWLELYMLIGLDETDVTTERGTFDFVRENRLTQTLLQDKNAALHYIEKPGKHIWGFWQLELPATLHYFLG